One region of Bacterioplanoides sp. SCSIO 12839 genomic DNA includes:
- the aroQ gene encoding type II 3-dehydroquinate dehydratase, translated as MANILVLQGPNLNLLGTREPDVYGATTLKDVEASLLTQAQVLGHQLDHLQSNAEHTLIDRIHAARTDGTDFIIINPAAFTHTSVAIRDALAGVAIPFIEIHISNVHARETFRHHSYLSDIAVGVICGLGVQGYDLALQAADAQLKNSDKSS; from the coding sequence ATGGCAAATATTCTGGTGCTACAAGGCCCCAACTTGAATCTGCTCGGCACCCGTGAACCCGATGTCTATGGCGCCACCACTCTTAAGGACGTGGAAGCTTCACTGCTCACTCAGGCACAGGTATTGGGTCACCAGCTTGATCATCTGCAAAGCAATGCCGAGCACACCCTGATTGATCGAATTCATGCTGCCCGCACAGACGGCACCGATTTTATTATCATCAATCCGGCAGCATTTACTCACACCAGTGTGGCCATCCGTGATGCGTTAGCCGGCGTCGCGATTCCCTTTATTGAAATTCATATTTCTAATGTGCATGCCCGTGAAACCTTCCGCCACCACTCTTATCTGTCCGATATTGCCGTGGGCGTGATTTGTGGCTTAGGTGTTCAAGGCTATGACCTGGCGCTGCAAGCGGCTGACGCACAATTAAAAAACTCAGATAAATCATCATAA